In Macadamia integrifolia cultivar HAES 741 chromosome 13, SCU_Mint_v3, whole genome shotgun sequence, one DNA window encodes the following:
- the LOC122058913 gene encoding putative disease resistance protein At1g50180, translating to MALSVVSCVAQYLGGLLMQEAELLGGVSDQIVKIRNEMTRIQAYLIDADARQDESAVGRNRVSEMRDLAYDVEDAIDTYILEAKYKSFFNPKKYVRLHKIGKEIKGLEAKIMDITRSVATYSTSHGEGRSSTRETRQQLRQSYPHFDDEDVIGIDNDIKVLVAELINKEGPRLVSIAGMGGLGKTTLAKKIYNHDQVKRHFDCRAWSFISQQFQGRTILQEIIRKVSNPNEETRLETLNDGELKEKLYKVLEDKCYLVVLDDIWSTVAWDVLKPAFPKRKMGSKIMVTTRIKDVALHVDSLGYLYEPVCLTEEQSWELFSKKAFISPSKNIVASTTSYSSFPQDVDVEKMEKLGREMMKKCRGLPLAIVVLGGMLAAKKSIHEWEMVGRDIGRYLNKAEKLQEQEAAGGGGVSWILSLSYHNLPSYLKPCFLYLGIYPEDTEVHKRHLIQKWIAEGFVQGTTLTKEEIGEEYFVELINRSMVQVAGERSFGGKVKKCRLHDLMRDLCLLKAKEENFLCTFDNSSTSTSTSTCLVESSSISNYYLIMRRHAIHFSCDSYCRYVSMQQPTSRSRRSPHLRAFSLWMTSNPDESIGTLKFVCKRFNFLRVLELEDVKIDSLPRAIGELIHLRYLKLFREYDSMEVPVSIGNLRSLQFLILRGIERLPNVLWKMEQLTYCYCYVYSGTHNNKPLRVDGLKNLSTMILIGRRYMMSDGLTNLTNLRSLTLSSHGNFDWTTLFHCRSLWKLCLYGEIAQLPKSDEFPPNLTKLRLNGEDLKEDPFPTLEMLPNLECLMLHLGPRIIKYYFSTKGFGRLQYLQLHYIDGLEELEVEKGALPCLVGLQIHSCFCLRKLPEEIKFITGLKKLEVIEMPDGFNERLQKDVGDDWHKIQHIPSIIIR from the coding sequence atggcTCTCTCTGTTGTATCTTGTGTTGCACAATACCTTGGTGGCCTGCTAATGCAAGAGGCAGAACTCTTAGGTGGGGTTTCAGATCAGATTGTGAAGATCCGAAATGAAATGACTCGGATACAAGCCTACTTAATAGATGCAGATGCAAGACAGGATGAAAGCGCAGTTGGTCGTAATAGGGTTTCAGAAATGAGAGACCTTGCATACGATGTGGAAGATGCCATAGACACCTATATTCTGGAAGCTAAGTATAAAAGCTTCTTCAATCCAAAGAAATATGTACGACTTCACAAAATTGGGAAGGAGATCAAAGGTCTTGAAGCCAAGATAATGGACATCACTCGTAGTGTAGCAACTTACAGTACAAGCCACGGAGAAGGAAGGAGCTCTACAAGGGAGACGCGGCAACAGTTGAGACAATCCTATCCACATTTTGACGATGAAGATGTTATCGGCATAGACAACGACATTAAGGTATTGGTTGCAGAGTTGATCAATAAGGAAGGCCCCCGTCTGGTTTCCATTGCTGGGATGGGGGGATTGGGTAAAACTACCCTTGCCAAAAAGATTTACAATCATGATCAAGTGAAGCGTCATTTTGATTGTCGTGCTTGGAGTTTTATTTCCCAACAATTCCAAGGAAGAACCATTTTGCAAGAAATCATAAGGAAAGTTTCCAATCCAAATGAAGAAACGAGACTTGAGACTTTGAATGATGGAGAATTGAAGGAGAAGCTTTACAAGGTATTGGAAGACAAGTGCTATCTGGTGGTCCTTGACGATATATGGAGCACAGTGGCTTGGGATGTTCTAAAACCCGCATTTCCgaaaagaaagatgggaagcAAAATAATGGTCACCACTAGGATCAAAGATGTTGCTCTTCATGTAGATTCGTTGGGCTATCTTTACGAACCTGTGTGCTTGACAGAGGAACAGAGTTGGGAATTATTCAGTAAAAAAGCATTTATTTCCCCTTCCAAGAATATTGTTGCTTCAACTACTTCTTATTCTTCATTCCCTCAAGATGTAGATgtagagaaaatggagaagttgGGAAGGGAGATGATGAAAAAATGTAGAGGTCTGCCTCTGGCAATTGTTGTACTTGGAGGCATGCTGGCAGCGAAGAAATCAATTCATGAATGGGAGATGGTGGGTAGAGACATTGGCAGGTATTTGAACAAAGCTGAAAAGTTGCAAGAACAAGAAGCagcaggtggtggtggtgtttcATGGATATTGTCACTAAGCTACCATAATTTACCTTCTTACTTGAAGCCATGCTTTCTGTACCTCGGCATCTACCCAGAGGATACCGAAGTCCATAAAAGACACTTAATCCAAAAATGGATCGCAGAAGGTTTTGTGCAAGGAACAACGTTAACAAAGGAGGAGATAGGAGAAGAATACTTCGTTGAGTTGATTAACAGGTCAATGGTTCAAGTGGCGGGCGAAAGGAGCTTCGGTGGAAAAGTTAAAAAATGCCGGTTGCATGACTTAATGCGAGATTTATGCTTGTTGAAGgcaaaagaagagaatttcCTGTGTACATTTGATAAttcttccacttccacttccacttccacttgtTTGGTGGAATCATCATCAATTTCTAATTACTATCTAATAATGCGGAGACATGCCATCCACTTCAGTTGTGACAGCTATTGCAGGTATGTTTCCATGCAACAACCCACGTCAAGAAGTAGAAGAAGTCCACATCTTCGTGCCTTCTCCTTATGGATGACATCAAATCCAGATGAATCCATTGGGACATTAAAGTTTGTTTGCAAGAGATTCAATTTTCTTAGGGTCCTAGAGCTTGAGGATGTCAAGATTGATAGCTTGCCAAGAGCCATAGGGGAGTTGATTCACTTGAGATATTTGAAGTTGTTCCGTGAGTACGATAGTATGGAGGTTCCAGTGAGTATAGGTAATTTACGGAGCCTACAATTCCTTATACTCAGAGGCATTGAAAGATTACCGAACGTGCTATGGAAGATGGAACAATTGACTTACTGTTATTGTTATGTCTACTCTGGTACGCACAATAACAAACCTTTGCGAGTGGATGGACTGAAGAATCTCTCGACTATGATCCTTATTGGGAGGAGATATATGATGTCGGATGGTTTGACAAATTTGACAAATCTTCGATCATTGACTCTTTCTAGTCATGGAAATTTTGACTGGACAACACTTTTTCATTGCCGTAGCCTATGGAAGCTGTGTCTGTATGGGGAAATAGCGCAATTACCAAAGTCGGATGAATTCCCACCTAATCTAACAAAGCTAAGGTTGAATGGTGAAGACTTGAAAGAAGATCCATTTCCAACATTAGAAATGTTACCCAACTTGGAATGTCTCATGTTACATTTAGGTCCCAGAATCATCAAATATTATTTCTCCACAAAGGGGTTTGGAAGACTTCAATACCTACAACTTCATTATATAGATGGTTTGGAGGAATTGGAAGTGGAGAAGGGAGCACTGCCATGTCTTGTCGGACTACAAATCCATAGTTGCTTCTGTTTAAGAAAGCTTCctgaagaaataaaattcatCACTGGCCTCAAGAAATTGGAGGTAATAGAGATGCCAGATGGGTTCAACGAAAGGCTTCAAAAAGATGTAGGGGATGATTGGCACAAAATCCAACACATACCCTCCATCATAATACGATGA